A single window of Sporosarcina sp. FSL W7-1349 DNA harbors:
- a CDS encoding aspartate/glutamate racemase family protein, translated as MAAQQYQIALIHATMNSVQPILEAFGEHAPEMTLVNFMDESLIFELNETKRVTKGMIRRLMNLAEKAAAHEVDGILLTCSSFTPAVAEIRHLFNVPMLSADLSMLEKAVDLGSRIGVIATVEAAGPTTTRLLEGIAAERQKSVQIETIVIPEAFQALQNRNPAQHDELITRKAEELSLDCDVIVFAQFSMARAVKGIQGKTKPILTSPETSVKAIVQEITKKEAALHDLY; from the coding sequence TTGGCGGCACAACAGTATCAAATCGCACTTATCCACGCAACTATGAACTCGGTCCAACCCATTTTGGAAGCGTTTGGTGAACATGCTCCCGAGATGACTTTAGTGAATTTCATGGATGAGAGTCTGATTTTTGAATTGAATGAAACAAAACGGGTCACTAAAGGTATGATCCGGCGATTGATGAATTTAGCGGAAAAAGCGGCTGCCCATGAAGTCGATGGAATTCTATTAACTTGCTCATCATTCACTCCGGCGGTTGCGGAAATCCGCCACTTGTTCAATGTTCCGATGCTCAGTGCTGATTTAAGTATGCTCGAGAAAGCTGTGGACCTGGGAAGCCGGATTGGCGTCATTGCAACAGTCGAAGCGGCAGGTCCGACGACGACAAGGCTATTGGAAGGAATTGCAGCGGAACGGCAAAAGTCGGTACAGATCGAAACTATAGTCATTCCGGAAGCTTTCCAAGCATTGCAAAATCGAAATCCAGCACAGCATGATGAATTGATTACCCGAAAAGCGGAGGAGTTATCATTGGACTGCGATGTCATTGTTTTCGCACAGTTTTCGATGGCCCGCGCAGTCAAGGGGATCCAAGGCAAAACCAAGCCGATACTGACAAGCCCTGAAACAAGCGTAAAAGCGATTGTCCAGGAAATAACGAAAAAGGAGGCCGCTTTACATGATCTTTACTGA
- a CDS encoding sensor histidine kinase: MQLWKRITTVSLQTKLALLIMGLFLIVITVLGTSFNSIMTRSVEEQIGKRALSVAEAVASMPAIRSALDAQNPSEIIQPLAHEIRLKSGAEFVVVGNKDSIRYSHPDEEKIGQTMVGGDNYVALHEGKSYISKSEGTLGPSIRGKVPIFNEDGQIVGIVSVGFLDTAVDEMAQQYEDQVILLIFMFLGISIIGAYLISKEVKRAIFGLEPKQIGRLYQERSAILESVHEGIIAINDKGFISTINEAAYKILNIKPREDIPQSHILELLPETKLLDVLRDGKHQYNQEIIINDNPIIVSRVPILTKGKITGVVASFRKKTDIEQLSGELSQVQQYAGVLRSQTHEYANKLYTISGLIQLKSYQEALDVINKEANDYQELIQFLLDSVPDKLISAILLGKYNRSHELQVDFVIDKDSSLRDLPSHIQREKLVTILGNLLDNAFEAVLDSGASRREVRLFMTDLGNDFIFEIEDSGAGLSMDEQDLLFTRGFSTKHGKDRGHGLFLVDQAVQYLNGYITISESELGGLAFLVVIPKGGV; the protein is encoded by the coding sequence ATGCAATTATGGAAACGCATAACTACAGTGTCTTTACAAACAAAGCTTGCCTTATTGATTATGGGCCTTTTTCTTATCGTAATCACCGTATTAGGCACTTCATTCAACTCCATTATGACCCGGTCGGTAGAGGAACAGATCGGAAAAAGAGCATTGAGCGTGGCGGAGGCAGTCGCTTCTATGCCCGCTATCAGATCGGCGTTGGATGCGCAAAATCCATCCGAAATTATCCAGCCATTGGCACATGAAATCCGGTTGAAATCAGGCGCTGAGTTTGTCGTTGTTGGAAACAAAGACAGCATACGCTATTCCCATCCGGATGAAGAGAAAATTGGACAGACGATGGTCGGCGGGGATAATTACGTTGCATTGCATGAAGGGAAGTCGTACATATCGAAATCGGAAGGAACTCTCGGACCTTCTATTCGAGGAAAAGTTCCGATATTCAATGAGGATGGCCAAATTGTCGGGATTGTCTCCGTCGGCTTTTTAGACACGGCAGTGGATGAGATGGCGCAGCAATACGAAGACCAAGTCATTCTTCTCATCTTCATGTTCCTTGGAATTTCTATTATCGGCGCATATCTAATATCAAAAGAAGTGAAACGGGCGATCTTCGGTCTGGAGCCCAAGCAGATTGGCCGTCTCTACCAAGAAAGAAGTGCTATTTTGGAGTCCGTACACGAAGGCATTATAGCGATCAATGATAAAGGATTTATTTCAACTATAAATGAAGCCGCTTACAAGATACTGAATATTAAGCCTAGGGAGGATATTCCACAAAGCCATATTCTCGAGCTATTGCCTGAAACCAAATTATTGGATGTTTTGCGGGATGGCAAACATCAATACAACCAAGAAATCATTATCAACGATAATCCGATCATCGTCAGCCGGGTGCCAATTTTGACGAAGGGTAAGATTACCGGCGTCGTTGCCAGCTTCCGGAAAAAAACGGATATCGAGCAATTGTCCGGAGAGTTGTCCCAAGTGCAACAATACGCCGGGGTACTGCGCTCTCAAACCCATGAATACGCGAATAAACTGTACACCATTTCAGGTTTAATCCAATTAAAATCCTATCAAGAAGCATTGGACGTTATCAACAAAGAGGCCAATGATTATCAAGAACTCATCCAGTTCCTGCTTGACTCCGTACCAGACAAGCTGATTAGCGCCATCTTGCTTGGCAAATATAACCGGTCCCATGAGCTGCAAGTCGATTTCGTCATCGACAAGGATAGCAGCTTGCGGGACCTCCCCTCGCATATCCAGAGGGAAAAGCTGGTCACCATCCTTGGAAACCTATTGGATAACGCATTTGAAGCAGTTCTCGATTCCGGTGCTTCACGGAGGGAAGTCCGTCTATTCATGACCGATCTTGGCAATGACTTTATTTTTGAAATTGAAGATTCGGGAGCTGGACTTTCCATGGATGAACAAGATTTGCTGTTCACTAGAGGATTCAGTACAAAACATGGGAAGGACCGGGGGCATGGATTATTCTTGGTGGACCAAGCCGTACAATACTTGAATGGCTATATTACAATATCCGAAAGTGAACTGGGGGGTCTCGCTTTCCTGGTTGTCATTCCAAAAGGAGGAGTTTAA
- a CDS encoding LysR family transcriptional regulator, giving the protein MNQKDWTILTKVYEEKNITKAAERLYISQPTLTYRLQQIEKEFNIKLFFRGRRGVDFTEQGELLVQYAKDMLQQQRDMKEVLWNKGNEVRGTLRLSVSRTYAFYELPQILKEFNERFPQVDFHVNTGVNADVVQSVYKQDAHIGIVRGDLHAPDEEFTISKETISILSVHNVDIQYLPSMRRISYQTDPALELLIDKWWKDNFSKPPVSNMNVDNVEIAKRMVLNGLGYCIAPSIALEKNKHLEKGILTDSSGSPIIWKTRLLYREELLELSMVKKFVEFIKNRYDTEQGK; this is encoded by the coding sequence TTGAATCAAAAAGATTGGACTATATTAACAAAAGTTTATGAGGAGAAAAATATTACGAAGGCAGCAGAGCGACTGTACATCTCACAGCCCACTTTGACCTATCGCCTCCAACAAATAGAAAAGGAATTTAATATCAAACTATTTTTCAGAGGAAGAAGAGGGGTGGACTTCACGGAACAAGGTGAATTGCTCGTCCAGTATGCCAAAGACATGCTCCAACAACAGCGTGACATGAAAGAAGTCTTATGGAATAAAGGAAACGAAGTACGGGGCACTTTACGGTTAAGCGTTTCTAGGACCTATGCTTTCTATGAATTGCCTCAAATTCTGAAAGAGTTCAATGAGAGATTTCCGCAAGTTGATTTTCATGTAAACACAGGCGTGAATGCAGATGTCGTCCAATCTGTCTACAAACAAGATGCTCATATCGGGATCGTGCGTGGAGACCTTCATGCCCCCGATGAGGAGTTCACCATTTCCAAGGAGACCATTTCAATACTTTCCGTACATAACGTTGATATTCAATACCTCCCTTCCATGCGAAGAATCAGTTACCAGACAGACCCGGCATTGGAATTGCTCATTGATAAATGGTGGAAAGATAATTTCTCAAAGCCTCCAGTCAGCAATATGAACGTCGATAATGTGGAAATTGCAAAAAGAATGGTCCTCAATGGCCTGGGCTATTGCATCGCCCCCAGCATTGCCCTTGAAAAAAACAAGCATTTAGAAAAAGGTATCTTAACAGACAGCAGCGGATCACCGATCATTTGGAAAACCCGGCTGCTATATCGTGAAGAACTTCTCGAACTGTCCATGGTAAAGAAGTTCGTTGAGTTTATCAAAAACCGTTACGACACGGAACAAGGCAAATGA
- a CDS encoding isocitrate/isopropylmalate dehydrogenase family protein — protein MGNYRIGVLRGDGIGPEIVDATVEVFQKAAQKTGVGVEWIDLPMGWESIEQHGDPLPEITIENLKDTHGWILGPHDSAAYPPEHKVKLNPSGALRHSLDLYANIRPAKTMPGIKSVVGEADLVIFRENTEGFYADRNMYSGHGEWQITEDVVVTSGVFTRKAAERIAHAAFKMAMQRRKKVTIVHKANVLRLSTGLFLNVCREVAEHYPEVTVDDYHIDAMAAHLVRRARDFDVIVTENMYGDILSDLSGELVGSLGLAPSINSNDNLAMAQAAHGSAPDIAGLNIGNPIGMMLSTVMLMEWLAEKHGDTRLQEMGRMVEEGLYRSLADGIKTRDLKGSASTSEFAKAISERMQGNTTNRTTINTF, from the coding sequence TTGGGCAATTATCGTATAGGGGTATTGCGCGGGGATGGGATCGGACCCGAAATTGTCGATGCGACTGTGGAAGTTTTTCAGAAGGCCGCCCAGAAAACCGGCGTTGGTGTAGAATGGATTGACCTTCCGATGGGGTGGGAAAGCATCGAACAACATGGCGATCCCCTTCCTGAAATCACCATAGAAAATTTGAAGGATACACATGGATGGATTTTAGGACCGCATGATTCCGCCGCTTATCCCCCTGAACACAAAGTGAAACTGAATCCGAGCGGGGCCCTTCGGCATTCTTTGGATCTGTATGCCAATATCCGGCCGGCCAAGACTATGCCGGGCATTAAAAGCGTGGTCGGAGAAGCGGATCTCGTCATCTTCCGCGAAAACACAGAAGGCTTTTATGCGGACCGCAATATGTACAGCGGTCATGGGGAATGGCAGATAACAGAAGATGTCGTCGTGACGTCAGGCGTGTTTACACGGAAAGCGGCAGAGCGCATCGCCCATGCTGCGTTTAAAATGGCGATGCAGCGTCGAAAAAAAGTGACAATTGTCCACAAAGCCAATGTCCTTCGTTTGAGTACTGGATTGTTCTTGAATGTTTGCCGGGAAGTGGCGGAACATTATCCAGAAGTCACAGTCGATGACTACCATATTGATGCAATGGCGGCCCACTTGGTGCGCCGCGCGCGGGACTTCGATGTGATTGTAACGGAAAATATGTACGGCGATATCCTTTCCGATCTCTCGGGGGAACTGGTGGGAAGTCTGGGGTTGGCCCCTTCCATCAATTCCAATGACAATCTGGCAATGGCGCAGGCCGCTCATGGGTCCGCACCGGATATTGCCGGGTTAAACATTGGCAATCCGATCGGCATGATGCTGTCGACAGTCATGTTAATGGAATGGCTCGCCGAGAAACATGGCGATACTAGACTTCAAGAAATGGGCAGAATGGTTGAAGAAGGTCTCTACCGCTCTCTAGCAGATGGTATTAAAACGAGAGATCTGAAAGGCAGCGCCTCAACTTCCGAATTTGCGAAAGCAATTTCCGAAAGGATGCAAGGAAACACAACAAACAGGACAACTATCAATACTTTTTGA
- a CDS encoding aldehyde dehydrogenase family protein yields the protein MIFTDAMQVASLIEGEPIKKERWIDVVNPFNGEVVGKVSLASAEDAEQAIESAYQAFHRTMKTMPAYRRSDILRKTAELLEERTEEFAQILVLEAGKPIRDGRSEVGRAVQVLRFAADEAKKIGGELVPMDAAVGGENRIGMVRRRPIGVISAITPFNFPLNLALHKIAPAIAAGNTVVLKPAGKTPLSAYKLVKLFEEAGLPKGALNLIIGNGSEVGDLLVSHPHISKITFTGSPSVGIGLRQKAGLKRVTLELGSNSPNILFDDADSKAAAKGLVKGAFAFSGQVCISAQRIYVQKGIYQQFLDEYVALVNDLVIGDPAEESTDIGPMITEEEAVRAHSWIQEAVKAGASVATGGKRKGTMLEPTIMVDVTQDMKIVCEETFAPIVSVIPFETEEEVIAMANDSVFGLQAGVFTNDINRAMRLADALETGGVWINETSTYRQDNYPYGGIKNSGVGREGVKYAMEDMTEIKFVGIKLG from the coding sequence ATGATCTTTACTGATGCCATGCAGGTCGCTTCCCTGATTGAAGGGGAACCGATAAAGAAGGAAAGATGGATTGATGTTGTGAATCCGTTCAACGGCGAAGTTGTCGGGAAAGTAAGTCTTGCCTCTGCAGAAGATGCAGAACAAGCGATTGAGTCGGCGTATCAAGCCTTCCATCGAACGATGAAAACGATGCCAGCTTACAGACGATCGGATATTTTGCGGAAAACGGCGGAATTGCTGGAGGAACGTACAGAGGAGTTTGCTCAAATCCTAGTGTTGGAAGCGGGAAAGCCCATCCGGGACGGAAGGTCGGAAGTGGGAAGGGCTGTGCAAGTCCTGCGTTTCGCCGCAGATGAAGCTAAAAAAATCGGTGGGGAACTTGTTCCGATGGATGCGGCGGTCGGTGGCGAAAATCGGATTGGAATGGTCCGCAGGCGGCCGATTGGGGTCATTTCCGCCATCACTCCATTCAATTTCCCGCTGAATTTAGCGCTGCATAAGATTGCGCCGGCCATTGCGGCAGGAAACACGGTTGTATTGAAACCGGCGGGCAAAACGCCGTTGTCCGCCTACAAACTGGTGAAGCTATTTGAAGAGGCGGGACTGCCGAAAGGGGCCCTAAACTTGATCATCGGCAACGGTTCGGAAGTGGGCGACCTATTAGTGTCTCATCCCCATATTAGCAAAATTACTTTTACGGGAAGTCCGTCGGTCGGGATTGGACTTCGCCAAAAAGCTGGTTTAAAGAGAGTGACGCTGGAATTGGGTTCGAACTCGCCGAACATCCTATTCGACGATGCGGATAGCAAGGCAGCCGCGAAAGGACTCGTGAAAGGGGCCTTTGCTTTCTCGGGACAAGTTTGCATCTCGGCACAGCGGATTTATGTGCAAAAGGGGATTTACCAACAGTTTTTGGATGAATACGTTGCGTTAGTGAACGACCTGGTCATCGGAGACCCAGCGGAAGAATCGACGGATATCGGGCCGATGATCACTGAAGAGGAAGCCGTTCGTGCCCATAGCTGGATACAAGAAGCTGTCAAGGCGGGCGCGAGTGTGGCAACAGGAGGAAAACGGAAAGGCACGATGCTTGAACCGACTATCATGGTGGATGTGACGCAGGATATGAAAATAGTATGCGAGGAGACATTTGCACCGATTGTTTCAGTCATCCCATTTGAAACGGAAGAAGAAGTGATCGCCATGGCAAATGATTCGGTATTCGGGCTGCAGGCCGGCGTTTTCACGAATGATATCAATCGTGCCATGCGATTGGCGGATGCCCTTGAAACAGGGGGCGTCTGGATTAACGAAACATCCACCTATCGCCAGGATAATTACCCGTACGGGGGGATCAAAAACAGCGGAGTCGGCAGAGAAGGCGTCAAATATGCCATGGAGGACATGACGGAAATCAAATTCGTCGGCATAAAATTAGGTTGA